One region of Candidatus Delongbacteria bacterium genomic DNA includes:
- a CDS encoding acyltransferase: MKNKLKKILYPVTFRFLKLFYPEAKLDNFSPLILLRFVYFQKIFSVNRRVPWPVHNSSIVLAPEKIENNGSSPGFSIANYIDGRNGICLGKNIFIGPRVSIISQDHNNLDYNDYVVDKKIIIGENCLLTSGCIILPGVELGNHTIVAAGAVVTKSFPEGNQIIGGNPARVLKTLGDYKCVE; the protein is encoded by the coding sequence ATGAAAAATAAACTAAAAAAAATTTTATATCCTGTTACTTTTCGCTTCCTGAAATTATTCTATCCTGAGGCTAAACTAGATAATTTCTCCCCTTTAATATTACTTAGATTTGTTTATTTTCAAAAAATTTTTAGTGTAAACAGACGTGTTCCCTGGCCTGTCCACAATAGCTCAATTGTACTAGCACCTGAAAAAATTGAAAACAATGGATCTTCTCCAGGATTTTCAATAGCAAACTACATTGATGGTAGGAATGGAATATGTTTAGGGAAAAATATTTTTATCGGACCACGAGTTTCAATTATTTCACAAGATCATAATAATCTTGACTACAATGATTATGTTGTTGATAAAAAAATAATAATTGGTGAAAATTGTCTTTTAACTTCTGGATGTATTATTTTACCTGGAGTTGAACTTGGTAATCATACGATTGTTGCAGCAGGAGCTGTAGTAACAAAATCATTTCCTGAAGGGAATCAGATAATTGGTGGAAATCCAGCAAGAGTATTAAAAACATTAGGTGATTATAAGTGTGTGGAATAG